In Pyrus communis chromosome 15, drPyrComm1.1, whole genome shotgun sequence, the genomic stretch AAAGTTaaataaactttatcttaatatatttaaaataaaaaaaaaaaaaaaaaaaaagctactaaCAACAGTGGATTCTTCCATTATCCATATATACcacaaaaaacatttacttTCCCTCAGTCCAATAAACAAACTTTTTATCCTCTTGAGTTTTTGCTTACAACGTTCTATCAACTCAAATTTTCATAATcccacttgaaaaaaaaaaaaaatcagaaaacatcCTTCAAGATTTCAGCAATGGAACCAGCtaagaattttgaaacaaataccttctcattagcaGAAGCTCCTCCATGTCCAAACACTCCACTTCAAGACCCAAAGGAAACCAAACAGAAACTAAgagttgaagaagatgaagaggagatgaaagatcaagaaaaagagaagaaaccTAGCATCCGAATAATCGATCTAGACGCTTCGGATAGCAATTCGAATCGCGGGTTCTGCTTTGATAATCCGGAGCTCAATCTACTTGAATGCCTCGAAACGGGCTCATCAGaaggcaccaccaccaccacaacccccCTTGTTTCTGATGCGGCAGAGCCTAGGGTTTTCTCATGCAACTACTGCCAAAGAAAATTTTACAGCTCGCAGGCGCTCGGAGGGCACCAGAATGCCCACAAACGAGAGAGAACCCTAGCAAAGAGAGGGCAGAGGATGTTGGGGTCCCACATAATGGCCTCAGCTGCAGGTTTTGGGTACCCTTATTACTCAAGTTTGGCTTCTCTGCCTCTCCATGGTGGCGGTGCTTTTAGGGCACTGGACATTCAGGCTCACTCCAAGATTCACAAGCCTAGTTCCATGATGTCTTCGTCTGCGATCAGGTTTGGTGGTTCGTATGGACATCGGACTTTTGGGTCAAGGTCGCTTTTTGATCAGCAACCGGCGGTCGGAAAGCTTGCGGCTGCAGCAGCTAAAGGTGTTGGTGGTGCTGGGAGATTTGACATGGCAAAGAGCAACATGGTTTCACAAAGCAgtgaagaaattggaaaatgttGGT encodes the following:
- the LOC137718716 gene encoding zinc finger protein 1-like, producing the protein MEPAKNFETNTFSLAEAPPCPNTPLQDPKETKQKLRVEEDEEEMKDQEKEKKPSIRIIDLDASDSNSNRGFCFDNPELNLLECLETGSSEGTTTTTTPLVSDAAEPRVFSCNYCQRKFYSSQALGGHQNAHKRERTLAKRGQRMLGSHIMASAAGFGYPYYSSLASLPLHGGGAFRALDIQAHSKIHKPSSMMSSSAIRFGGSYGHRTFGSRSLFDQQPAVGKLAAAAAKGVGGAGRFDMAKSNMVSQSSEEIGKCWLGNDSRFKSGSDQEEMKQLDLSLKL